The following coding sequences are from one Camarhynchus parvulus chromosome 1, STF_HiC, whole genome shotgun sequence window:
- the CHST7 gene encoding carbohydrate sulfotransferase 7 yields MKGRRRWRGEHRRFAAVLVLYTLLLLLLVPYALDYGARRGRADEEPLLRRCPSLEEALSEWGWEQRPPLDEEEEEDEAGTAGAAGNGSAGTAGKRHIYLHATWRTGSSFLGELFNQHPDVFYLYEPMWHLWQALYPGDALSLQGALRDMLRALFRCDFSVLRLYTAPSGPRDPLAPAPPAADNLTTASIFGWRTNKVICSPPLCPAAPRPRGEIGLVDGATCEETCPPRALRELEAECRKYPVVVIKDVRLLELGALLPLMREPGLNLRVVQLFRDPRAVHNSRLKARQALLRESVQVLRSRHRAEPRGPARHQQQHLLLPPGLLGGGRPPQPQHRAEFFLGGALEVICQSWLRDLLLARRAPDWLRRRYTQLRYEDLVREPRAELRRLLRFAGLTVPPALEDFVVNMTRGAAYSSDRPFLISARDAREAVHAWRERLSRQQVRQVEAACGEAMSILAYPLSAGDAR; encoded by the coding sequence ATGAAGGGCCGGCGACGGTGGCGAGGCGAACATCGCCGCTTCGCCGCGGTGCTGGTGCTGTacacgctgctgctgctcctgttggtGCCCTACGCTCTGGACTACGGGGCCAGGCGCGGGCGAGCGGACGAAGAGCCGCTGCTGCGGCGCTGCCCAAGCCTGGAGGAGGCGCTGAgtgagtggggctgggagcagcggCCGCCGCTGgacgaggaagaggaggaggatgaggcgggcacggccggggcggCGGGTAACGGCAGCGCGGGGACGGCGGGGAAGCGGCACATCTACCTGCACGCTACCTGGCGAACGGGCTCCTCTTTCCTCGGGGAGCTCTTCAACCAGCACCCCGACGTCTTCTACCTGTACGAGCCCATGTGGCACCTTTGGCAGGCGCTGTACCCGGGGGACGCGCTgagcctgcagggagccctCCGCGACATGCTGCGCGCCCTCTTCCGATGCGACTTCTCCGTCCTGCGCCTCTACACCGCCCCGTCCGGCCCCCGCGACCCGCtggcccccgccccgcccgccgccgaCAACCTCACTACGGCCAGCATCTTCGGCTGGCGGACCAACAAGGTGATCTGCTCGCCGCCGCTctgccccgccgccccgcggccccgcggggAGATCGGCCTCGTCGATGGAGCCACCTGCGAGGAGACGTGTCCGCCGCGGGCGCTGCGGGAGTTGGAGGCCGAGTGCCGCAAGTACCCCGTGGTGGTCATCAAGGACGTgcggctgctggagctgggcgCGCTGCTGCCGCTGATGCGGGAGCCCGGCCTCAACCTGCGGGTGGTGCAGCTCTTCCGCGACCCCCGCGCCGTCCACAACTCCCGCCTGAAGGCGCGGCAGGCGCTGCTGCGGGAGAGCGTCCAGGTGCTGCGCAGCCGCCACCGCGCCGagccgcggggcccggcccgccaccagcagcagcatctcctgctgccgCCCGGGCTGCTGGGCGGAGGGCGGCCGCCGCAGCCGCAGCACCGAGCCGAGTTCTTCCTCGGCGGCGCGCTGGAGGTGATCTGCCAGTCTTGGCTCCGCGATCTCCTGCTGGCCCGGCGCGCCCCGGACTGGCTCCGCCGCCGCTACACGCAGCTCCGCTACGAGGACCTGGTGCGGGAGCCCCGCGCCGAGCTGCGCCGCCTGCTGCGCTTCGCCGGGCTGACAGTGCCGCCGGCCCTGGAGGACTTCGTGGTCAACATGACCCGCGGCGCCGCCTACTCCTCCGACCGGCCCTTCCTCATCTCCGCCCGCGACGCGCGGGAGGCCGTGCACGCGTGGCGGGAGCGCCTCAGCCGCCAGCAGGTGCGGCAGGTGGAGGCGGCGTGCGGAGAGGCCATGAGCATCCTCGCCTACCCCCTCAGCGCCGGCGACGCCCGGTAG